The nucleotide window CTTCATCCCATACGGAATTTTTTTAAAAAGTATTCCAGAAGTAGTTCAAGCAACAGGTAAAACACTTACCGATTTTGCTTCACTAAATTTCGGAAGCTTCATAACTGTAAACCTAATTCCTGTTACACTTGGTAATTTAGTTGGCGGTGCTTTCTTTGTAGGGTTTGTTTATTGGTTAGTTTATTTAATGAATAAAAATGGTTAAACCAATTATTCTTGTAGGCGGAAAAAGTAGAAGATTTGGAAGCGATAAATTTTTCCTAAAGGTTAAAGGAAATACAATTTTTGAAAGAACCTACACAATCTTAAAATCTGTGTTTGTGGAGGAGCCTGCTTTTGTAGGCAGGCTCTCTTTAATGCCACATTATGAGTTTTATACCGATCTTATACCAAATATTGGTCCAATTGGCGGACTTTACACGGCATTAAAAATTTTTAGTTGTGATTATGTGTTCCTCGTTGCATGTGATATGCCGTTTATTAAAAGAGAACTTCTCTTATATATGTTTAATAATTTGGATTATTCCAAAGAAATATACATCCCGAAACTAAGTAATGGATACATAGAGCCACTTTTTGCCTTTTATAGTAAAAGACTGTTACCAAAAATTGAAGAGAACATAGGCAAAGGTATGTTTAGGTTGAGTTCTTTAATTGAAGAGAGTAAAACACAGTATTTTAATCCTAATGAAATAAATAAATTTGACCCTGAGTTTTACACTTTTTTGAATATCAATACAAAGAGTGATTATTATAAAATTATGGATATACTCTCTTATGATGAAAAAGTATCCGATATTTAGATTTGAAAACGGAAATATTACAAGTTTAGAAGATTACATTGTAGAAGAAAATCTTCTAAATATTTTCGTAAATGATGAGTTTATAAATTCTATTTTCTACTCTAACGGAGAAGAATTCCTTTTGTCTTTAGGTTTTCTTTTTGTAAACGGCATAATAACACATAAAGGCGATATTAAGAGCTTTAAGCATGTCGGAAACGAATTTTCAAAAAATTATTATTTTGAGGTTGAAAAAAACGGTAATTCTTTTTTTGTTGATGGAAGGCCTATTTCTATTGATAGTAATAGATTATTCTCTTTAATGAAGGAGCTTCTTTCATACTCAAAGGTATTTGCTATTACAGGAGGGACTCATATCGTTGGAATTGCAAACGGAGACGGGGTGATGAGTTATTTTGAAGATATATCTCGGTTCTCGGCAACTTTAAAAAATGTGGGTTTCATTATTGACAAGGAAATAAAAGAAAAAGTTATACTTTTAACCTCTGGAAGGATAAATTTTAATATAGTTGACATTGCAAAAAAGGTACATATACCTCTTATTGTGTCTCAAT belongs to Caldisericaceae bacterium and includes:
- a CDS encoding molybdenum cofactor guanylyltransferase, yielding MVKPIILVGGKSRRFGSDKFFLKVKGNTIFERTYTILKSVFVEEPAFVGRLSLMPHYEFYTDLIPNIGPIGGLYTALKIFSCDYVFLVACDMPFIKRELLLYMFNNLDYSKEIYIPKLSNGYIEPLFAFYSKRLLPKIEENIGKGMFRLSSLIEESKTQYFNPNEINKFDPEFYTFLNINTKSDYYKIMDILSYDEKVSDI
- a CDS encoding formate dehydrogenase accessory sulfurtransferase FdhD gives rise to the protein MMKKYPIFRFENGNITSLEDYIVEENLLNIFVNDEFINSIFYSNGEEFLLSLGFLFVNGIITHKGDIKSFKHVGNEFSKNYYFEVEKNGNSFFVDGRPISIDSNRLFSLMKELLSYSKVFAITGGTHIVGIANGDGVMSYFEDISRFSATLKNVGFIIDKEIKEKVILLTSGRINFNIVDIAKKVHIPLIVSQSAVSTLAINEAKDNDIALIGFLRGNRFNIYTSSSQILLK